The following is a genomic window from Ignavibacteria bacterium.
TACGTACGGTAAATCAATTCACAAAACTGCTTCTGGAAAAGAATAAAGCCCAGTTTAATACCCAGTCGCAAGAATTTGCCTCATTTATTTCAGATGGTACAAACCGGATGGCTCTGCTGCTTAGGGATCTTCTGAAATATGCAAGGCTGACTTCACAGGCCAAACCTTTTGAGGAAGTTGACTTTAATAAAGTGGTTGCAGATGTATTGCAGGACCTGAGTCTGCAGATAAAGGAAAATAAGACGGAGATCAATGTTGATCCGATGCCGACACTTAAAGCTGACCCGGTACAGATGAGGCAGTTATTGCAGAACCTGATTGAAAACGCAATTAAATTCAAAAACGAGAGAAAATCTATCATTAAGGTTTCAGCACTGAACAGGGTAAATGAATGGTTATTTTCAGTAAGCGATAACGGTATTGGAATTGACCCTCAGTTTTCAGACCGCATATTTCTGGTCTTTCAGAGGCTTAATGAGCGTGAAAAGTATGAGGGCTCGGGCCTGGGCCTGGCTATTTGCAAAAAAATTATTGAGCGCCATAATGGCCGCATCTGGGTTGAATCTGAAGAAGGAAATGGCTCAACATTTTACTTTACAATACCAATGTATATTTAACAGATATTATAAATAAATGTATCATGCAGCTGAATTGCATGAAAAGTCCACTTTTGTAAAATCTTTTAGCCCGTCACACAGCTGATGCCGTCCCGGTAGCCGGGAAGCCTCAGCGGCCCCGCATTTGAAAGGCCTTGTAAATTTGATATTTGCAAGGCCTTTTTAGTATTTCCGGAAGCCGGTATCCACCAGAGCGAGGCCTGAACTGAAATCATCAAATACGCCGGTATGACGGAGGAACACCTTACCATCATCTCACTAACTCTGCATCCAATGGTAGTAAAGAAATGAATTCACGCCACCTCTTTGATATAATTACTTTGCCATCTTTAAGTTTAGCCTTATAGAATTCAGCCTCTGTTACATTTATTGCAATAAAATGTTTGGA
Proteins encoded in this region:
- a CDS encoding PAS domain-containing protein produces the protein LTADRDESNKIIDFIYIYVNKEAEKANNLRREDTIGKRLLDVFPNFRDSNMFQEYVNVCETGKPVMKEGVYMEFANKYQTIKGIFHTRINKLDEGIIVTYRDITETKNAEEKIDAMMKELARSNRELEQFAQIVSHDLQEPLRTVNQFTKLLLEKNKAQFNTQSQEFASFISDGTNRMALLLRDLLKYARLTSQAKPFEEVDFNKVVADVLQDLSLQIKENKTEINVDPMPTLKADPVQMRQLLQNLIENAIKFKNERKSIIKVSALNRVNEWLFSVSDNGIGIDPQFSDRIFLVFQRLNEREKYEGSGLGLAICKKIIERHNGRIWVESEEGNGSTFYFTIPMYI